One Syntrophales bacterium genomic region harbors:
- a CDS encoding amidophosphoribosyltransferase, which produces MSGFFGAISVSDCVDDLFYGTDYNSHLGTKKGGMAVKNSREFKRSIHNLESSYFRTKFEPDLPQFHGNSGIGIISDTESQPIMIKSHLGEFAIVTVSKIHNIAELTDRALKQYRHFSETIDGEANPSELIAMLIDEEDSYEKGIENVFEKVKGSCSLLLLTEDGLFAARDKLGRTPVVIGKKAGAFAVSSESSSFCNLGYETEKFLGPGEIVFITADGYEQRRKPNDKMQVCAFLWVYYGYPSSDYENINVEECRYRCGAALAKNDDVQVDFVSGIPDSGVAHAIGYSIEKQIPYKRAYVKYTPTWPRSFMPQNQEMRDLVAKMKLIPIKTLINGKRILFCDDSIVRGTQLKDNVRILYDYGVREVHIRPACPTLIFPCLFLNFSRSRSTLDLAGRKAIKEIEGAEASHLEEYAKAGTDRYQQMIEKIRQNIGVTTLKYQKLDDLVEAIGLPKERICTHCWDGSSYF; this is translated from the coding sequence ATGAGCGGTTTCTTCGGCGCCATTTCAGTATCCGATTGTGTAGATGACTTGTTCTACGGAACAGATTACAATTCCCACCTTGGCACAAAAAAGGGGGGAATGGCGGTAAAAAATTCCCGGGAATTTAAAAGAAGCATCCATAACTTGGAAAGCTCCTATTTCAGGACAAAATTCGAACCGGATCTCCCTCAATTTCATGGCAACAGCGGCATCGGCATTATCAGTGACACGGAATCGCAGCCGATCATGATCAAGTCCCATCTCGGGGAATTTGCCATTGTCACGGTCAGCAAGATTCACAATATTGCAGAGCTTACCGACCGAGCCCTGAAGCAGTACCGGCACTTTTCGGAAACCATCGATGGCGAAGCCAACCCCTCAGAGCTGATCGCCATGTTGATCGATGAAGAGGATTCGTATGAAAAGGGGATAGAAAATGTTTTTGAAAAGGTAAAAGGGTCCTGTTCTTTGTTGCTGCTGACCGAAGACGGATTGTTTGCGGCAAGGGACAAACTGGGAAGAACCCCTGTGGTCATTGGGAAAAAGGCAGGGGCCTTTGCCGTAAGTTCGGAATCAAGTTCGTTTTGCAACCTTGGCTACGAAACAGAAAAGTTCCTGGGCCCGGGTGAAATCGTGTTTATCACGGCTGATGGATATGAGCAGCGCCGAAAACCCAATGATAAGATGCAGGTGTGCGCTTTCCTTTGGGTTTATTACGGTTATCCCAGCTCTGATTACGAAAATATAAATGTCGAAGAGTGCCGGTACCGCTGTGGTGCGGCATTGGCAAAAAATGATGATGTCCAGGTCGATTTTGTCTCAGGCATCCCTGATTCCGGGGTTGCTCACGCTATTGGCTATTCGATAGAAAAACAAATCCCTTATAAACGGGCTTATGTAAAATATACGCCAACATGGCCGCGGAGCTTCATGCCGCAAAACCAGGAAATGAGAGATCTGGTGGCGAAAATGAAACTGATCCCGATAAAAACGCTGATAAACGGGAAAAGGATTCTCTTCTGCGACGATTCGATTGTCAGGGGGACTCAATTAAAAGATAATGTCAGGATCTTATACGACTATGGCGTCAGGGAAGTCCACATAAGACCGGCCTGTCCCACCCTCATTTTCCCTTGCCTGTTCCTTAATTTCTCCCGGTCGCGCTCCACACTTGACCTTGCCGGACGCAAAGCGATCAAGGAAATTGAAGGAGCAGAAGCCAGCCATCTGGAGGAATATGCCAAAGCAGGAACAGACCGTTATCAGCAAATGATTGAAAAAATCAGGCAAAATATTGGTGTAACTACGCTAAAGTACCAGAAACTTGACGATCTTGTAGAAGCTATCGGCTTGCCAAAGGAAAGAATTTGCACCCATTGCTGGGACGGCTCAAGTTATTTCTGA
- the nadB gene encoding L-aspartate oxidase, translating to MEIYTDFLVLGTGIAGLSFAIKASQYGTVAMVTKKEKMESNTNYAQGGIAVVQDELDSFEEHIADTLVCGAGLSKEETVRFVVEEGPARIEELVEWGVEFTHSTENVGKFDLGREGGHSRRRVVHAKDLTGREIERALNEKAGNIENIRLFENHIAIDLIMKASALGQKTEKDRCIGAYVLDINGREVHTFRAKFVMMATGGIGKVYLLTTNPDIATADGVAMAYRAGAKIANMEFIQFHPTCLYHPDAKSFLISEAVRGEGGVLKLKNGDTFMEKYHPFQSLAPRDIVARAIDTELKKSGDECVFLDITHKGREFLSARFPNIYGKCLEFGIDMATEPIPVAPAEHYLCGGIVVNETGETSLPGLFACGEVSCTGLHGANRLASNSLLEAAVLAHRSANRVAELFRELRQEETIPIPPWDPRGATEINEAIFVTYNWEEIRRCMWQYVGIVRSDRRLQRAQHRIDMINREIDEYYRDFLVTRDLLELRNIALTAKLIVTCARIRKESRGLHYNLDYPEKNDRVWLKDTVISRNDL from the coding sequence ATGGAAATTTATACTGACTTTCTCGTTCTCGGCACAGGAATCGCCGGCCTCAGTTTTGCCATCAAAGCATCGCAATACGGCACCGTGGCGATGGTGACAAAAAAGGAAAAGATGGAATCGAATACCAATTACGCGCAAGGCGGCATCGCGGTGGTTCAGGATGAACTCGACAGCTTCGAGGAGCATATAGCCGACACCCTGGTCTGCGGAGCGGGACTTTCGAAGGAAGAGACCGTCCGTTTTGTCGTGGAAGAGGGACCAGCCCGAATTGAGGAACTCGTTGAATGGGGGGTGGAATTCACCCATTCGACGGAAAATGTCGGCAAGTTTGATCTGGGCCGCGAAGGCGGACACTCCCGCAGAAGGGTTGTGCACGCCAAAGACCTCACCGGCCGGGAAATTGAAAGGGCCCTGAACGAAAAAGCCGGCAACATTGAAAATATCCGGTTATTCGAGAATCATATCGCCATTGATTTGATCATGAAGGCCTCCGCCCTTGGGCAAAAAACCGAAAAGGACCGGTGTATCGGCGCTTATGTCCTCGATATCAACGGCAGGGAGGTTCATACCTTCCGGGCAAAATTCGTAATGATGGCAACCGGAGGCATCGGCAAGGTATATCTTCTTACCACCAACCCCGACATCGCGACGGCAGATGGGGTGGCGATGGCCTACCGGGCGGGGGCAAAAATCGCCAATATGGAATTTATCCAGTTTCACCCGACCTGCCTCTACCACCCCGACGCCAAATCCTTTCTGATCAGCGAGGCGGTTCGCGGCGAAGGCGGGGTGCTGAAGCTGAAAAACGGCGATACCTTTATGGAAAAATACCATCCCTTCCAGAGCCTGGCGCCGCGAGATATCGTCGCCCGGGCGATTGACACGGAGCTGAAGAAATCGGGCGACGAGTGCGTTTTTCTCGATATCACCCATAAAGGGCGGGAGTTCCTCTCCGCAAGATTCCCCAACATCTATGGGAAATGCCTTGAATTTGGAATCGATATGGCAACGGAGCCGATTCCCGTGGCCCCCGCGGAGCACTACCTCTGCGGCGGGATTGTCGTGAACGAAACCGGCGAGACCTCCCTCCCGGGACTCTTTGCCTGCGGCGAGGTTTCCTGCACGGGACTGCATGGCGCCAACCGGCTGGCAAGCAATTCGCTTCTGGAAGCCGCCGTCCTCGCCCACCGCTCCGCGAACCGGGTCGCGGAATTGTTCAGGGAACTTCGGCAGGAAGAGACTATTCCCATTCCCCCCTGGGACCCGCGGGGGGCGACAGAAATTAACGAGGCAATCTTCGTCACATACAACTGGGAAGAGATACGCCGCTGCATGTGGCAGTATGTGGGCATCGTCCGCTCCGACCGGCGCCTGCAGAGGGCGCAACACCGGATTGACATGATAAACCGGGAAATAGACGAGTATTACCGGGACTTCCTTGTAACGAGGGATCTGCTGGAGTTGCGCAATATCGCGCTCACAGCGAAGCTTATCGTCACCTGCGCCAGAATTCGCAAGGAAAGCCGCGGCTTGCACTACAATCTCGACTATCCCGAAAAAAACGACCGTGTCTGGCTAAAAGACACGGTCATCTCGAGAAACGATTTATAA
- the tsaD gene encoding tRNA (adenosine(37)-N6)-threonylcarbamoyltransferase complex transferase subunit TsaD: MLVLGIESSCDETAAAVVKDGSAMLSNVIASQVKVHERYGGVVPEIASRKHIEAIAPVIMQSLEDAAVTIDEIDAIAVTKGPGLVGSLLIGLSTAKALAFGLGLPLVGVNHLEGHIAAIFLTDNPPAFPFVALAVSGGHTSLYLVKGFRDFTLLGQTRDDAAGEAFDKAANLLGIGYPGGVEIDRLAKKGNPLAFNFPRAMRDSLDFSFSGLKTALLTKIKKRDFPITPEEIPDFAASFQEAICDVLTEKTIRAVRLVSTKRIVVCGGVAANSRLREKMYGEAQAAGIDVFIPPAILCTDNAAMIAVVGTHLLQSGFKDGLDLNAVSRIPLATAI, from the coding sequence ATGCTGGTGCTGGGAATAGAATCTTCATGCGATGAAACGGCCGCCGCGGTTGTGAAAGACGGGAGCGCCATGCTTTCCAATGTTATTGCCTCCCAGGTGAAGGTGCATGAACGTTACGGGGGGGTGGTTCCGGAAATCGCCTCCCGGAAGCATATCGAGGCGATCGCGCCGGTGATCATGCAGTCGCTTGAAGATGCGGCCGTCACCATAGACGAAATTGACGCAATTGCTGTGACAAAAGGGCCGGGACTGGTGGGCTCGCTTTTGATCGGACTTTCCACTGCCAAGGCCCTGGCCTTCGGCTTAGGGTTGCCGCTCGTCGGCGTCAATCACCTCGAAGGTCATATCGCGGCGATATTCCTGACTGATAATCCCCCCGCCTTTCCCTTTGTCGCCCTCGCCGTCTCCGGCGGTCATACTTCCCTTTACCTTGTCAAAGGATTCAGGGATTTCACCCTGCTTGGGCAAACGAGAGACGACGCGGCGGGAGAGGCCTTTGACAAGGCCGCCAACCTTCTGGGCATCGGCTATCCGGGCGGGGTAGAGATCGACAGACTCGCCAAAAAGGGCAACCCCCTTGCTTTCAATTTTCCTCGGGCGATGCGCGACAGCCTCGATTTCAGCTTCAGCGGGTTGAAAACAGCCCTCCTGACGAAGATAAAAAAAAGGGATTTCCCCATAACGCCCGAAGAAATACCGGACTTTGCCGCTTCCTTTCAGGAGGCAATCTGCGATGTGTTGACGGAAAAAACGATCCGCGCCGTGCGGCTGGTTTCGACAAAACGGATTGTTGTCTGCGGCGGCGTTGCCGCGAACAGCCGCCTGCGGGAGAAAATGTACGGTGAGGCCCAAGCCGCAGGAATTGATGTTTTTATTCCTCCCGCCATTTTGTGTACGGACAACGCGGCAATGATCGCGGTGGTTGGGACCCACTTGCTGCAGAGCGGGTTTAAAGACGGTCTTGACCTCAATGCCGTATCACGCATCCCTCTTGCAACGGCAATATGA
- a CDS encoding DUF2062 domain-containing protein: MIIQDKLRDFYRRFLSLQGDPGEIAMGMAIGVFVSITPTIPFHTALIVLIGITFRQNISAAYIVSWLVSNPLTIPLLYLSQYKLGRFLLGMGGSGFQFNDYSLRVLASAGREILVPLLVGGICMAPFFAVPAYFIARYFVSKIRKRTAS; the protein is encoded by the coding sequence ATGATCATTCAGGATAAACTAAGAGACTTTTATCGGCGCTTTCTCAGCCTCCAGGGCGACCCCGGGGAGATCGCCATGGGAATGGCAATCGGGGTTTTTGTCAGCATTACCCCGACAATCCCCTTCCATACGGCGCTGATCGTCCTGATCGGGATCACTTTCCGGCAGAATATATCGGCCGCCTATATTGTTTCCTGGCTCGTGTCCAACCCGCTTACCATTCCCCTTCTTTACCTTTCCCAGTACAAGCTCGGCCGTTTTCTCCTCGGCATGGGAGGCAGCGGTTTCCAATTTAATGACTACAGTTTGCGGGTACTTGCGTCAGCCGGGCGCGAGATACTCGTGCCGCTCCTGGTCGGCGGGATCTGCATGGCCCCGTTTTTTGCCGTTCCCGCCTATTTTATCGCTCGCTATTTTGTCAGTAAAATAAGAAAGCGGACTGCCTCGTGA
- the rsmA gene encoding 16S rRNA (adenine(1518)-N(6)/adenine(1519)-N(6))-dimethyltransferase RsmA: MTTVRKLIAAYDIRPRKKLGQSFLTDMNIMRRIAALSASAADETVVEIGAGLGFMTEELAKTARRVIALEIDPRLLNILHERFDGVENVQVLGQDVLKYDFSAADKDKKIKVIGNIPYYISTPILFRLLSFRNAIASVILMFQKELADRITAIPGTKKYGIPSVMVAKYTDAVYEMTVPPQCFYPVPDVASAVVRMTVKEGLDDSRNDLFDKLVHAAFAHRRKNIFNNLLYMGFSREMLDFSFAECGIEPTRRAETLTLEEFTQLTACLADSAIRE, from the coding sequence GTGACAACCGTTCGGAAATTGATCGCTGCCTATGACATTCGCCCCCGGAAGAAACTGGGGCAGTCGTTTCTCACGGACATGAATATCATGAGGCGGATTGCCGCCCTGTCCGCGTCTGCGGCGGATGAAACGGTGGTAGAGATTGGGGCGGGGCTCGGTTTTATGACCGAGGAACTGGCCAAAACGGCCCGCCGGGTGATTGCCCTGGAGATAGACCCCAGACTGTTGAATATTCTGCATGAGCGCTTTGACGGTGTTGAAAACGTTCAAGTCCTCGGCCAGGATGTTCTGAAATACGATTTTTCCGCCGCTGACAAAGATAAAAAAATAAAGGTTATCGGCAATATTCCCTACTATATTTCCACCCCGATTCTCTTTCGCCTGCTGTCATTTCGCAACGCGATAGCGTCCGTTATCCTGATGTTTCAAAAGGAACTGGCCGACCGGATCACCGCTATCCCCGGGACAAAAAAATATGGAATACCCTCGGTAATGGTCGCAAAATATACGGACGCAGTTTATGAAATGACGGTTCCCCCGCAATGCTTTTATCCCGTTCCGGATGTTGCTTCCGCTGTAGTGCGGATGACCGTTAAAGAGGGCTTGGACGATTCTCGCAATGATCTTTTTGACAAGCTGGTTCATGCCGCCTTCGCTCACAGGCGCAAGAACATTTTCAACAACCTTTTATATATGGGTTTTTCAAGGGAAATGCTTGATTTTTCCTTTGCCGAGTGCGGGATTGAGCCGACAAGACGGGCGGAGACCCTGACTCTGGAAGAGTTTACGCAGCTTACGGCTTGCCTTGCCGACAGCGCCATTCGGGAATAG
- a CDS encoding Crp/Fnr family transcriptional regulator, protein MDILKQMQTLDLFQGLPAEKLKALSEHARYRTYKAGEMFLGELDPAHAFYVIVTGQVKLYKSSPEGREQTLNLLRPGDPFGMCTAFAIDSFPANAMALEDSSLLLIPGTVMEAVAMQEPRLLVNIIQVLSDRLRESMILIESLSLKELPQRLASFLLHAQRMEGAQANQLELTVTQRELAKILGATPEALSRGIRKMSNAGLLAVDGRSIRILDREALSELAEGE, encoded by the coding sequence ATGGATATCTTGAAGCAAATGCAGACATTGGACTTATTCCAGGGGCTGCCTGCCGAAAAACTCAAGGCGTTGTCGGAACACGCCCGTTACAGAACCTACAAGGCGGGAGAAATGTTCCTGGGCGAGCTGGATCCCGCCCATGCCTTTTATGTCATCGTCACCGGCCAGGTAAAGCTCTACAAAAGTTCTCCCGAGGGAAGGGAACAGACGCTCAATCTGCTTAGGCCGGGAGACCCCTTCGGCATGTGCACCGCCTTCGCCATCGATTCTTTTCCGGCAAACGCGATGGCCCTTGAAGATAGCAGCCTCCTCTTGATCCCCGGGACGGTCATGGAGGCCGTCGCGATGCAAGAGCCGCGCCTGTTGGTGAACATCATCCAGGTTCTCTCTGATCGCCTCCGGGAATCGATGATCCTGATCGAGTCGTTGTCGCTCAAGGAGCTTCCGCAGCGGCTCGCCTCTTTCCTGCTCCATGCCCAGAGGATGGAGGGCGCACAGGCAAACCAACTGGAACTGACGGTCACGCAGCGGGAGCTGGCCAAGATCCTGGGCGCCACCCCGGAAGCCCTTTCGCGGGGAATCCGGAAAATGAGCAACGCCGGGTTGCTGGCGGTGGACGGCAGGTCGATCCGGATTCTGGATCGGGAGGCACTTAGCGAGCTGGCGGAGGGGGAGTGA
- a CDS encoding DUF2892 domain-containing protein yields MKMEQYIRAIAGSFITISVLLSYLYSPYWLFFTAFVGLNLLQSAFTKWCPMIFFLEKLGVPRDNERKGNLSKSNAKHPYTAATNR; encoded by the coding sequence ATGAAAATGGAACAATATATACGGGCGATTGCCGGCAGTTTTATCACGATCTCGGTTCTGCTTTCCTATCTCTACAGTCCATATTGGCTGTTTTTCACGGCTTTCGTCGGACTCAACCTTTTGCAGTCCGCTTTTACAAAATGGTGTCCGATGATATTTTTTCTGGAAAAGTTAGGCGTTCCGCGCGATAATGAGCGAAAGGGGAATCTTTCCAAGAGCAACGCGAAACATCCCTATACCGCGGCAACGAATCGGTAA
- a CDS encoding TolC family protein produces the protein MKTTNEMRSRHKQRAVAAIFFILSLLAAMTGTGNAAGERLTLEEAVRMALKNNHELQAQRNANAAKGAEVGIARSSLLPKISLEERYLRTASPVYAFMTKLNQQRIGMADFVPETLNHPEAVNDFQTAFTLEQPLFVKKANVGIAMSKTEAAASEESLQRKKEEVAFKVVQYYLMAGTAGAYVQVAQKALEDAQEHERLAKVRYEAGLGLYSDTLRASTAVAEARQRLVSAEKNFNVAKRGLGLMIGSAEAVEVFTDTPVLPAPEIESLRNQALSRRDVKSLELRTENARNQIKLAEAGYYPMVGVGGTYQWNDRNHPLGGEGDGWQVMAFLRWELFDGAKTRYEKIKAGYQAAEAEEYLKGMKKMVSFQVDEAWLTLKEAEKNRELAQEELKTAEEGRRLVWVRYEGALSPMVDLLDAQLSFDHARANRVARENEYKLAVFNLGYASGTILQGLQSEEQNGRTK, from the coding sequence ATGAAAACAACAAACGAAATGAGAAGCAGACATAAGCAACGCGCCGTCGCCGCCATTTTCTTTATTCTTTCCCTGTTGGCGGCGATGACGGGAACAGGAAACGCCGCTGGAGAAAGGCTTACATTGGAGGAGGCCGTAAGGATGGCCCTGAAAAACAACCATGAACTCCAGGCGCAGAGAAACGCCAACGCTGCCAAGGGTGCGGAGGTGGGCATTGCCCGCAGTTCCCTGCTGCCCAAAATATCTTTGGAGGAGAGATATTTACGAACGGCCAGTCCTGTTTACGCCTTCATGACCAAGCTCAATCAGCAGCGGATCGGAATGGCCGACTTTGTCCCCGAGACGCTGAACCATCCGGAGGCCGTCAACGACTTTCAGACAGCCTTCACGCTGGAACAGCCCCTCTTTGTAAAAAAAGCGAATGTGGGAATAGCGATGTCCAAAACGGAGGCGGCTGCCTCGGAAGAGTCGCTGCAAAGGAAAAAGGAAGAGGTGGCCTTCAAGGTGGTTCAGTACTACCTGATGGCGGGCACCGCCGGCGCGTATGTCCAAGTTGCACAAAAAGCCCTGGAGGATGCGCAGGAGCATGAGCGTCTTGCCAAGGTTCGCTATGAGGCAGGCCTTGGGCTTTACTCCGATACGCTCAGAGCCTCAACGGCAGTGGCAGAGGCCCGGCAGCGGCTTGTCAGTGCGGAGAAGAATTTCAACGTGGCCAAACGGGGGCTGGGACTCATGATCGGCTCCGCGGAAGCGGTCGAGGTTTTCACGGATACGCCCGTCCTGCCGGCGCCGGAGATTGAATCGTTGCGCAACCAGGCGCTGTCCCGGAGGGATGTCAAATCCCTGGAGCTGCGGACCGAGAACGCCCGGAACCAGATCAAACTGGCCGAAGCTGGTTATTACCCGATGGTGGGTGTGGGCGGAACCTATCAGTGGAATGACCGCAACCACCCGCTGGGCGGCGAGGGGGACGGCTGGCAGGTGATGGCTTTCCTCCGCTGGGAACTCTTTGACGGCGCCAAAACAAGGTATGAGAAGATCAAGGCCGGGTACCAGGCCGCTGAGGCGGAAGAGTATCTCAAAGGGATGAAAAAGATGGTCTCCTTCCAGGTGGACGAGGCGTGGCTGACCCTGAAAGAGGCAGAAAAAAACAGGGAACTCGCGCAGGAAGAGCTGAAAACCGCCGAAGAGGGCCGACGGCTCGTGTGGGTGCGGTACGAAGGCGCGCTGTCGCCGATGGTGGATCTGCTGGACGCACAGTTAAGTTTTGACCACGCGCGGGCCAACCGGGTGGCCCGGGAAAATGAATACAAGCTGGCGGTCTTCAACCTCGGTTATGCAAGCGGCACGATTCTCCAGGGGTTGCAGAGCGAAGAGCAAAATGGGAGGACAAAATGA
- a CDS encoding efflux RND transporter periplasmic adaptor subunit: protein MKARTIGGRQKKEKRPLLQALFPLLVAALLLTGCGEKAAPVAAPVKQPVISGVSVATVTPTAVDEFYEAAGTIRAAKTSYVAGRMMGAVTSLLVKEGDAVEKGQLLLTIDDRDVVQKVNAAEAGHQEAAKALESGKQNRELVEITYQRYKKMYEEKAISRQEMDQFETQKRVAGLEYERGQEMVKRAAAGLAEAKIYLGFTRVTSPVKGVVTEKKTEVGSMAVPGMPLLTLESAADYMAEIAVDESLAGRLKIGAPVWVSIEALNRQMTGKIKEILPAVDPMSRSFTAKVSVSGPGLRTGLYAKVRIPQGKKEILLAPRAAVVEKGQLAGVYAVDDQNIVTYRLVRTGREYEGRLEILSGLKPNDRIIVGGVEKAVDGGILKKEK, encoded by the coding sequence ATGAAAGCACGAACAATAGGCGGGCGGCAGAAAAAGGAAAAAAGGCCGCTCCTGCAGGCGCTGTTTCCGCTGCTGGTCGCGGCCCTTCTGCTGACCGGCTGCGGCGAGAAGGCGGCGCCGGTTGCCGCGCCGGTAAAGCAGCCGGTCATAAGCGGTGTATCAGTCGCAACGGTTACACCCACCGCGGTTGATGAATTTTACGAAGCCGCAGGCACTATCCGGGCTGCCAAAACCAGCTATGTGGCCGGGCGAATGATGGGGGCGGTTACCTCCCTGCTCGTAAAGGAGGGAGACGCGGTGGAGAAGGGGCAACTGCTCTTGACCATCGACGACCGGGATGTGGTGCAGAAGGTAAATGCGGCTGAGGCGGGCCATCAGGAGGCGGCCAAGGCCCTGGAATCGGGAAAGCAGAATCGCGAGTTGGTTGAAATTACCTATCAGCGTTATAAAAAGATGTACGAGGAAAAAGCCATCTCCCGGCAGGAGATGGATCAGTTTGAGACACAAAAAAGAGTGGCCGGGCTGGAATATGAGCGCGGGCAGGAGATGGTGAAACGAGCGGCAGCCGGTCTTGCCGAAGCAAAGATTTATCTCGGTTTCACCAGGGTTACCTCCCCGGTAAAGGGTGTGGTTACGGAAAAGAAGACGGAAGTGGGGAGCATGGCCGTGCCCGGCATGCCGCTTCTGACGTTGGAAAGTGCGGCCGACTACATGGCGGAAATCGCCGTTGATGAAAGCCTCGCCGGCAGGCTGAAGATCGGTGCGCCGGTTTGGGTGTCGATCGAGGCCCTCAACCGGCAGATGACGGGAAAGATCAAGGAGATTCTTCCGGCAGTTGACCCCATGTCGCGTTCCTTCACGGCGAAGGTTTCCGTAAGCGGCCCCGGTCTGAGGACCGGTTTGTACGCCAAAGTCAGGATTCCCCAGGGTAAGAAAGAAATCCTGCTGGCGCCCCGCGCTGCCGTTGTTGAAAAGGGGCAGCTTGCCGGAGTTTATGCCGTGGATGACCAGAACATTGTCACCTACCGTCTGGTCAGGACCGGCAGGGAGTATGAAGGTCGCCTGGAGATCCTGTCGGGCCTGAAACCCAACGACCGGATCATCGTTGGCGGGGTTGAAAAGGCTGTGGACGGCGGAATCCTGAAAAAGGAAAAGTAA